One Microlunatus soli genomic window carries:
- a CDS encoding SDR family oxidoreductase — MIQVPTLAVTGSTGALGGRVARNLAASGIGQRLLARTPGRAPELPGAIAVPFSYADRAAATAALVGVQTLFMVSAAEAADRLDQHRAFVDAAVEAGVRQLVYTSFLGAAPDCTFTLGRDHFATEQHIRDTGIDFTFLRDNFYLDFIPDLVGADGVIRGPAGDGRVSAVSRDDIGRVAAAVLAEPDAHRGATYDLTGPEAITLGEAAELITRHSGRTVSFHHETIDEAYASRRRWPAPEWQYDAWVSTYTAIAAGELAEVTDDVERLTGRAPIGLAELLDSIG; from the coding sequence ATGATCCAGGTGCCGACCTTGGCCGTCACCGGCTCGACCGGAGCCCTGGGCGGCAGAGTCGCCCGCAATCTGGCTGCGAGCGGCATCGGTCAACGGCTGCTGGCCCGGACCCCGGGCCGAGCACCCGAGCTGCCCGGTGCGATCGCCGTACCGTTCTCCTATGCCGATCGGGCGGCTGCGACCGCTGCCCTGGTAGGAGTGCAGACCCTCTTCATGGTGTCCGCCGCGGAAGCTGCGGACCGGCTTGATCAACATCGCGCGTTCGTCGATGCCGCCGTTGAAGCGGGCGTCCGGCAGCTGGTGTACACCTCGTTCCTCGGTGCCGCACCGGACTGCACGTTCACTCTCGGCCGTGATCACTTCGCCACTGAGCAGCACATCCGTGACACCGGGATCGACTTCACGTTCCTGCGGGACAACTTCTATCTCGACTTCATACCCGACCTGGTCGGTGCGGACGGGGTGATCCGCGGGCCGGCGGGCGACGGTCGGGTCTCGGCCGTGTCCCGCGACGACATCGGTCGGGTCGCCGCCGCGGTCCTGGCCGAACCCGACGCCCACCGCGGCGCGACCTACGATCTGACCGGCCCGGAGGCGATCACGCTCGGCGAGGCCGCCGAGTTGATCACTCGACACAGCGGCCGCACGGTCAGCTTCCACCACGAGACGATCGACGAGGCGTACGCGTCACGTCGCCGGTGGCCGGCACCGGAATGGCAGTACGACGCCTGGGTCTCCACCTACACGGCGATCGCCGCCGGTGAACTGGCCGAGGTCACCGATGATGTCGAACGGCTGACCGGTCGGGCACCGATCGGATTGGCGGAGCTGCTCGACTCAATCGGCTGA
- a CDS encoding nuclear transport factor 2 family protein, giving the protein MTPSTTTALDVSLAYFRSWTGGDFDAALAFIAPDIVCHTPSGVLTGAEAFAGFMGPFAGMLTSADLLAAYGDDRTTMIMYDTVTPAVAAAPGAELHTVADERITEIKIIFDRLPFAKARASVTSAD; this is encoded by the coding sequence ATGACCCCGTCGACAACCACCGCACTGGATGTATCGCTGGCCTACTTCCGCTCCTGGACCGGCGGTGACTTCGACGCCGCGCTGGCCTTCATCGCTCCCGACATCGTCTGCCACACACCGTCCGGTGTGCTGACCGGCGCGGAGGCCTTCGCCGGCTTCATGGGGCCGTTCGCCGGCATGCTGACCAGCGCTGACCTCCTGGCCGCCTACGGAGACGATCGAACCACCATGATCATGTACGACACCGTGACGCCGGCGGTCGCCGCAGCACCCGGCGCGGAGCTGCACACCGTCGCCGATGAGCGCATCACCGAGATCAAGATCATCTTCGACCGGCTGCCGTTCGCCAAGGCGCGAGCGTCAGTTACGTCAGCCGATTGA
- a CDS encoding RNA polymerase subunit sigma-70 — protein MSSVCHDGMVSRLLQRARGGEASAFAELTEPYRRELHVHCYRMLGSVDDADDALQETMIAAWHGIAGYAERASVRTWLYTIATRRCLNAIRDQGRRPPPAPQPPFDPPEPSAMDSVRWLQPYPGGAAEPAASVESAETITVALVAALQHLPPRQTAALLLADVLGFSPAEIAAMLEETSTTVKGLLQRARARMPLTAERNARAGADDQLLAERFATAFARDDIGTLVELLTEQSWLSMPPAPHRYRGRDAVVGFLRASARHRAGRHFRLLPVIANGHPAFASYLSGETFAELPATPSTLQRATGVIVPDLACGRVAGITHFLDPRMHEQFGLPAGLPITGH, from the coding sequence ATGTCTTCGGTCTGCCACGATGGGATGGTGTCCCGGTTGCTGCAACGCGCTCGAGGTGGTGAGGCGTCGGCGTTCGCCGAGCTGACCGAGCCGTACCGTCGGGAGCTGCACGTGCACTGCTACCGGATGCTCGGATCGGTGGACGATGCCGACGATGCGCTGCAGGAGACCATGATCGCTGCCTGGCACGGGATCGCCGGATACGCCGAGCGCGCGTCGGTGCGGACCTGGCTTTACACGATCGCCACCCGACGATGCCTGAACGCGATCCGTGACCAGGGCCGGCGGCCACCGCCGGCCCCACAGCCACCCTTCGACCCGCCCGAGCCGAGCGCGATGGACAGCGTCCGCTGGCTGCAGCCCTATCCGGGCGGCGCTGCCGAGCCGGCGGCATCGGTCGAGTCCGCTGAAACGATCACGGTCGCCCTCGTCGCCGCACTGCAGCACCTACCACCCCGGCAGACCGCTGCCCTGCTGTTGGCCGATGTCCTCGGATTCAGCCCGGCCGAGATCGCTGCGATGCTCGAGGAGACCTCGACGACGGTCAAGGGGCTGTTGCAACGGGCGAGGGCGAGGATGCCGCTGACCGCGGAGCGGAACGCTCGGGCCGGCGCCGATGATCAGCTACTTGCCGAACGGTTCGCCACCGCCTTCGCCCGGGACGACATCGGCACGCTGGTCGAGTTGCTCACCGAGCAGAGCTGGCTGTCGATGCCGCCGGCACCGCATCGCTACCGCGGTCGTGACGCGGTGGTCGGGTTCCTGCGTGCCAGTGCCCGGCACCGTGCCGGTCGACACTTCCGGCTGCTGCCGGTGATCGCCAACGGTCACCCGGCCTTTGCCAGCTATCTGTCCGGGGAGACCTTCGCCGAACTGCCGGCGACGCCATCGACGCTGCAGCGCGCAACCGGTGTCATCGTTCCCGACCTCGCGTGCGGCCGCGTCGCCGGCATCACGCATTTCCTGGACCCACGGATGCACGAACAGTTCGGCCTCCCGGCCGGGCTGCCGATCACAGGACACTAG
- a CDS encoding winged helix-turn-helix transcriptional regulator, which translates to MTEQPTADSGWTDPTCPVARTLDLVGDRWSLLIVRDAMDGARTFGEYQQATGIARNILTDRLRRLEERGIVSRTIPETGKRPVYQLTDAGEDLFTVVVALRQWGERNAFAAGEQHSLLVDDRGNELAPLRPTTTTRRRVDARTTSVRGRA; encoded by the coding sequence ATGACCGAGCAGCCGACGGCCGACTCCGGATGGACCGATCCGACCTGCCCGGTCGCACGGACCCTCGATCTGGTCGGCGACCGCTGGAGCCTGTTGATCGTGCGCGACGCGATGGACGGGGCCCGGACCTTCGGCGAGTACCAGCAGGCGACCGGGATTGCCCGCAACATCCTCACCGACCGGCTTCGGCGACTCGAGGAGCGCGGCATCGTGTCCCGGACGATCCCGGAGACGGGCAAGCGACCGGTCTATCAGCTGACCGACGCCGGCGAGGATCTGTTCACCGTTGTGGTGGCACTGCGCCAGTGGGGCGAGCGGAACGCCTTCGCTGCCGGCGAGCAGCACTCGCTACTGGTCGACGACCGCGGCAACGAGCTGGCCCCGCTGCGGCCGACGACCACCACCCGACGTCGAGTGGACGCGCGGACGACATCCGTTCGCGGAAGGGCTTGA
- a CDS encoding MFS transporter — translation MTLSLGSRLLLAAICAISVATVYAAQPMLAPIGADLDLPGGALGWVVTVGQIGYLLGLLFLVPLGDLVDRRKLIGAHLTLTAGSVIIAACATRPAMLLIGVGCAGLFAVVVQTTVAYTAAVSDRQERGRNLGFVTSGVVIGILGARLIAGLLATWWGWRSVYFALAAALLTAVVVAMIVLPADQRGRRMPYGAVIGSARRLIGERRLLSRGLIALFLFASFGTLWSGLALPLGAAPWGLSAAQIGLFGIAGLAGALGAGRAGRWADRGWGDRVTGVALLLLLLSWAGIAQATWSLWLLVAGIVVLDFAVQVVHVSNQHLITTVHPERTSSAIGSYMLFYSAGSAIGAAATTALYAVVGWDGSSALGAVFATLAIAVWMVDRRTTRQRDGQADPARTSA, via the coding sequence ATGACTCTCTCGCTGGGTAGCCGCCTGCTGCTGGCAGCGATCTGTGCGATCTCCGTCGCGACCGTGTATGCGGCGCAGCCGATGCTCGCTCCGATCGGCGCCGACTTGGACCTGCCCGGCGGCGCCTTGGGGTGGGTCGTCACGGTGGGTCAGATCGGCTACCTGCTGGGCCTGCTGTTCCTGGTTCCGCTGGGCGACCTCGTCGATCGGCGCAAGCTCATCGGCGCCCATCTGACACTGACCGCAGGGAGTGTGATCATTGCCGCATGCGCGACTCGCCCAGCGATGCTGCTGATCGGTGTCGGTTGCGCGGGCCTGTTCGCGGTCGTGGTGCAGACGACAGTTGCCTACACGGCCGCGGTGTCGGATCGGCAGGAACGCGGCCGCAATCTGGGCTTCGTCACGTCAGGCGTCGTGATCGGCATCCTCGGCGCCCGGCTGATCGCCGGCCTGCTGGCGACCTGGTGGGGATGGCGGAGCGTCTACTTCGCGCTCGCCGCGGCGTTGCTGACAGCGGTAGTGGTGGCGATGATCGTGCTGCCGGCTGATCAGCGGGGCCGGCGGATGCCGTACGGCGCGGTGATCGGGTCCGCTCGCCGACTGATCGGGGAGCGACGGTTGCTCTCCCGCGGCCTGATCGCACTGTTCCTGTTTGCATCGTTCGGAACGCTCTGGAGCGGTCTTGCGCTACCGCTCGGCGCCGCCCCGTGGGGGCTCAGCGCCGCCCAGATCGGGCTGTTCGGCATCGCCGGTCTGGCCGGTGCTCTCGGCGCCGGGCGGGCCGGGCGATGGGCCGACCGCGGCTGGGGTGACCGCGTCACCGGCGTCGCGCTGCTGTTGCTGTTGCTCTCCTGGGCTGGGATCGCGCAGGCGACCTGGTCGCTGTGGCTCCTGGTCGCGGGAATCGTGGTCCTCGACTTCGCCGTCCAGGTAGTGCACGTGAGCAACCAACACCTGATCACCACCGTGCATCCCGAGCGAACCAGCAGCGCCATCGGCAGTTACATGCTCTTCTATTCCGCCGGTTCGGCGATCGGCGCAGCAGCGACAACGGCGCTGTACGCCGTCGTCGGGTGGGACGGTTCCAGTGCGCTCGGCGCCGTGTTCGCCACGCTGGCGATCGCGGTCTGGATGGTCGATCGTCGGACGACGCGGCAGCGCGACGGCCAGGCCGATCCTGCCCGCACCTCCGCGTGA
- a CDS encoding LLM class flavin-dependent oxidoreductase, with protein sequence MRFSINIPNFGDFADARAVAAVARAAEEAGWDGLFLWDHVVHTKDLRRGQPFGDPWMLLTAAALATSKIKLGPLLTPVARRRPEQLARQVATLDAISTGRVIFGAGLGAPIEDEFGSFGDSTDARVLAGRLDEGLELLARYWTGDRVDHDGEHYTVRDVELLPATVQHPHPPVWIGGYWPNKAPMRRAARWDGVVPLFTSARHGVPPAPTEVAAMINYVSDHRSDPAAPFDVVIGGSTGPDSAAEIIGPIADAGATWWDERMVQAEEGFDRLQPVLRRVEQGPPRI encoded by the coding sequence ATGCGCTTCTCGATCAACATCCCCAACTTCGGCGACTTCGCTGACGCACGCGCCGTGGCGGCGGTGGCCCGAGCGGCCGAAGAGGCCGGTTGGGACGGTCTCTTCCTCTGGGATCACGTCGTGCACACCAAGGACCTGCGCCGCGGTCAACCGTTCGGCGATCCGTGGATGCTGCTGACCGCCGCCGCGCTGGCCACCAGCAAGATCAAACTCGGTCCACTGCTGACCCCTGTCGCTCGGCGCCGACCGGAACAACTCGCCCGTCAGGTCGCAACTCTGGACGCGATCAGCACGGGCCGGGTGATCTTCGGCGCCGGCCTCGGCGCTCCGATCGAGGACGAGTTCGGTAGCTTCGGAGACAGCACCGACGCCCGGGTGCTGGCCGGCCGGCTCGACGAGGGACTCGAGCTGCTCGCGAGGTATTGGACCGGTGATCGAGTTGATCATGACGGTGAGCACTACACGGTTCGCGACGTCGAGCTACTGCCGGCGACGGTGCAGCACCCGCACCCGCCGGTCTGGATCGGCGGCTACTGGCCCAACAAGGCGCCGATGCGGCGAGCAGCACGATGGGACGGCGTCGTCCCCCTCTTCACCAGTGCCCGGCACGGTGTGCCGCCGGCGCCGACCGAAGTCGCGGCGATGATCAACTACGTCTCCGACCACCGTTCGGATCCGGCGGCGCCGTTCGATGTCGTCATCGGCGGCAGCACCGGACCGGACTCCGCCGCCGAGATCATCGGCCCGATCGCCGACGCCGGTGCCACCTGGTGGGACGAGCGGATGGTCCAGGCCGAGGAGGGCTTCGACCGGCTGCAGCCGGTGCTGCGTCGGGTCGAACAAGGGCCGCCGCGGATCTGA
- a CDS encoding peptidase inhibitor family I36 protein, translating to MKFRFSAITVLAAAVLALVGMGSTASAVPRDHADPTSYAAQARSLGLTTGQADQLQARVDREARQTGGRQVAVNEVQYDGGATVLTLPGQKYARSLGSVTPASGTLHRCPPGYFCIYTAVNYQGNMHMLYHCNTYYLTPYVWASYLNNQTAGVKARYYAGHTFYGFSRAAVSSEPAAPEGDTVTSIMPCYRR from the coding sequence ATGAAATTCAGGTTCTCCGCGATCACTGTCCTCGCAGCTGCAGTGCTCGCTCTCGTCGGGATGGGCAGCACGGCCAGCGCCGTGCCACGCGACCACGCCGACCCGACCTCGTACGCGGCACAAGCCCGATCGCTCGGGCTGACGACCGGCCAGGCCGACCAGCTCCAAGCCCGTGTCGACCGGGAGGCCCGGCAGACCGGCGGACGGCAGGTCGCCGTCAACGAAGTCCAGTACGACGGCGGCGCAACGGTGCTCACGCTGCCCGGTCAGAAGTACGCTCGCTCGCTGGGCTCGGTCACTCCGGCGAGTGGGACGCTGCACCGCTGTCCTCCCGGCTACTTCTGCATCTACACCGCGGTGAACTATCAGGGCAACATGCACATGCTGTACCACTGCAACACCTACTATCTGACGCCGTACGTCTGGGCGTCCTACCTGAACAACCAGACCGCAGGCGTCAAGGCCCGGTATTACGCCGGGCACACCTTCTACGGGTTCAGCAGGGCGGCCGTTTCCTCCGAACCCGCGGCGCCCGAGGGAGACACCGTCACCTCGATCATGCCGTGTTACCGCCGATAG
- a CDS encoding AraC family transcriptional regulator, which yields MASISCAGSDVGTVFGAPHPGLDAIVARQYAGWTMRPDRTDRFVVPAHTSVQLVIKIEDSAVRPSEFVCGAADRYADFDGGCAPRYLQVELTPLGAYRILGLPMREIGGRLIDLADLLGAQSGRLGDAVRDAPNWDSRFEAVDRFLLGLANAGPVVSEHIDFAWRELSRSGGAAGIGAICREIGWSHKHLIERFREQIGLTPKRAARVIRFEGLLRRLDGVPPDSWSLVAADCGYSDQAHLIRDFAAFAGSTPSAAASLTA from the coding sequence ATGGCCTCGATCAGCTGTGCCGGATCGGACGTCGGCACGGTCTTCGGCGCTCCGCATCCAGGTTTGGATGCGATCGTCGCGCGGCAGTATGCGGGCTGGACGATGCGACCGGACCGGACCGATCGCTTCGTGGTGCCGGCGCACACCTCGGTGCAGCTGGTCATAAAGATCGAAGACTCGGCGGTACGGCCGTCCGAGTTCGTCTGCGGAGCGGCGGACCGGTACGCAGACTTCGACGGCGGCTGCGCGCCGCGCTACCTACAGGTGGAGCTGACACCGCTGGGTGCCTACCGGATCCTGGGACTTCCGATGCGGGAGATCGGCGGCCGGTTGATCGATCTGGCCGACCTCCTCGGCGCGCAGAGCGGGCGTCTCGGCGACGCCGTCCGGGACGCGCCGAACTGGGACTCACGATTCGAGGCGGTGGACCGTTTCCTGCTCGGTCTGGCGAATGCCGGTCCGGTCGTTTCCGAGCACATCGACTTCGCGTGGCGGGAACTCTCCCGCAGCGGCGGTGCGGCGGGGATCGGCGCGATCTGTCGTGAGATCGGTTGGAGCCACAAACACCTGATCGAGCGATTCCGTGAGCAGATCGGACTCACCCCGAAGCGGGCGGCTCGGGTGATCCGCTTTGAGGGGTTGCTGCGCCGGCTCGACGGCGTCCCGCCGGACAGCTGGTCGCTGGTAGCGGCGGACTGTGGCTATTCCGACCAAGCCCACCTGATCCGTGATTTCGCCGCGTTCGCGGGTTCAACACCGTCGGCAGCAGCGAGCCTGACGGCGTAG
- a CDS encoding DNA glycosylase AlkZ-like family protein gives MAVHRLSREQARRIAIRAQLLDADRPTDLIEMIKQLTFLQLDPTAAIAPNADLVAWSRLGAGYRPADLTSALQDRRLVEIEARIRAMDDIGVHLAESAEWAQSGRYRRWVEDNTTFRRDILRRLKSSGPLVSRDIPDTSTVAWGSTGWTNNRNVTQMLQWLTATGEIAIAGRRGKQRLFDLAERVYPSDLTLPPGAVAYKINNDRRLRSLGIARATGTALPFEPVTVGDSGEPAVVDGINGDWRVDPEQLTALRDTEFGGRTALLSPFDRLIYDRVRAQQLWDFEFTLEMYKPKSKRRWGYYALPIVHGDQLVGKLDATADRKAGAFRIHAIHPDVRFTRAIDRAVQAEIADLAGWLDLSDLIDER, from the coding sequence ATGGCAGTCCACCGGTTGTCGCGGGAACAGGCACGACGGATCGCGATCCGGGCACAGCTGCTGGATGCCGATCGACCGACCGACCTGATCGAGATGATCAAGCAGCTGACCTTCCTGCAGCTGGATCCGACCGCTGCGATCGCTCCCAATGCCGATCTTGTCGCGTGGTCGCGGCTGGGAGCCGGTTATCGCCCCGCAGATCTGACCAGCGCCCTGCAGGACCGGCGGTTGGTGGAGATCGAGGCTCGGATCCGAGCCATGGACGACATCGGCGTCCACCTTGCCGAGTCCGCGGAGTGGGCCCAGTCGGGCCGCTATCGCCGATGGGTCGAGGACAACACGACATTTCGTCGCGACATCCTTCGCCGGCTGAAGTCCTCCGGCCCGTTGGTGTCCCGGGACATCCCGGACACCAGTACGGTCGCCTGGGGTTCGACCGGCTGGACGAACAACCGCAACGTCACCCAGATGCTCCAGTGGTTGACCGCCACCGGGGAGATCGCGATCGCCGGCCGGCGAGGCAAGCAGCGACTGTTCGACCTGGCCGAGCGGGTCTATCCGAGCGACCTGACGCTGCCGCCGGGTGCGGTGGCGTACAAGATCAACAACGATCGGCGTCTGCGATCCCTCGGGATCGCTCGGGCCACCGGGACGGCGTTGCCGTTCGAGCCGGTCACCGTCGGCGACTCCGGCGAACCGGCGGTCGTCGACGGCATCAATGGCGACTGGCGGGTTGACCCCGAACAGCTCACGGCGCTCCGCGACACCGAGTTCGGCGGCCGGACCGCGCTGCTGTCCCCGTTCGACCGGTTGATCTACGACCGGGTCCGCGCCCAGCAGTTGTGGGACTTCGAATTCACTCTGGAGATGTACAAGCCCAAGAGCAAGCGGCGGTGGGGCTACTACGCGTTGCCGATCGTGCATGGTGATCAACTCGTCGGCAAGCTCGACGCGACCGCCGATCGCAAGGCCGGAGCGTTCCGGATCCATGCGATCCACCCCGACGTCCGCTTCACTCGAGCGATCGACCGCGCGGTGCAGGCCGAGATCGCCGACCTGGCCGGCTGGCTGGACCTGTCCGACCTCATCGACGAACGATGA
- a CDS encoding SDR family oxidoreductase, producing the protein MARPLTMITGGTRGIGAATAELLARAGHDLVLGYHRDGDAAERTADQVRRHGGSCVTVPGDLTREADIDALFTAAARLGRLSAVINNAGVTLTFAPLAETSTEIIRRTIDINLTAAVLVARKAVRVLGRSFGGTGGVIVNVSSGAASIGSPGEYVYYAAAKAGLDTLTMGLGKEVAADGVRVVGVAPGLVDTDIHASAGDAGRVDRMAPQIPIGRAGQPSEIAEAIAWLISDRASYVTGDTLRVAGGR; encoded by the coding sequence ATGGCACGTCCTCTGACCATGATCACCGGCGGCACCCGAGGCATCGGGGCAGCCACCGCAGAACTGCTGGCCCGGGCCGGCCATGATCTTGTCCTCGGCTATCACCGTGACGGTGACGCCGCCGAACGGACGGCTGACCAGGTCCGCCGGCACGGCGGCAGCTGTGTGACTGTGCCTGGCGACCTGACCCGAGAAGCCGACATCGATGCGCTGTTCACGGCAGCCGCCCGGCTGGGCCGGCTGAGTGCGGTGATCAACAACGCCGGCGTCACCCTCACGTTCGCTCCGTTGGCCGAGACGTCGACCGAGATCATCCGCCGCACCATCGACATCAACCTCACCGCTGCTGTGCTGGTCGCCCGGAAGGCGGTCCGGGTCCTCGGCCGATCCTTCGGCGGCACCGGCGGCGTGATCGTCAACGTGTCCTCCGGCGCGGCCAGCATCGGTTCACCCGGCGAGTACGTGTACTACGCCGCCGCCAAGGCCGGACTGGACACCCTGACCATGGGGCTGGGCAAGGAGGTCGCCGCCGACGGCGTCCGGGTGGTCGGCGTGGCTCCGGGACTGGTCGACACCGACATCCATGCCTCGGCTGGTGACGCCGGCCGGGTGGACCGGATGGCGCCCCAGATCCCGATCGGTCGAGCCGGTCAACCATCCGAGATCGCCGAGGCGATCGCCTGGTTGATCAGCGATCGGGCCAGCTACGTGACCGGCGACACCCTCCGCGTGGCCGGCGGGCGATAG
- a CDS encoding GNAT family N-acetyltransferase, with protein sequence MTLPDRAERRALAARIRFSAVAPDAAPARIAVERYFAEIDRRFATGFAAAEQSAHDLESFSPPYGIFVIGTDDTEPIACGGVQTIDVDDHRRCAEIKRMWVADNWRGTGLGSRLLRDLESRAAALGHHRVRLDTNDTLTEAIGLYRRAGYHEIDRYNDNPYARLWFEKELAWISGS encoded by the coding sequence ATGACGCTGCCCGACCGGGCGGAACGGCGGGCCCTGGCGGCCCGCATCAGGTTCAGTGCCGTCGCTCCCGACGCGGCACCGGCCCGGATCGCCGTCGAACGCTACTTCGCCGAGATCGACCGCCGGTTCGCCACCGGATTCGCTGCCGCCGAGCAGTCGGCCCACGACCTCGAGTCGTTCAGCCCGCCGTACGGGATCTTCGTGATCGGCACCGACGACACCGAGCCGATCGCCTGCGGCGGCGTCCAGACCATCGACGTCGATGATCACCGCCGCTGTGCCGAGATCAAGCGGATGTGGGTCGCCGACAATTGGCGCGGCACCGGTCTGGGATCGCGGCTGCTGCGGGACCTGGAGTCGCGGGCCGCCGCCCTCGGCCATCACCGGGTACGGCTGGACACCAACGACACCTTGACCGAGGCAATCGGTCTGTATCGCCGTGCCGGCTATCACGAGATCGACCGGTACAACGACAATCCGTACGCCCGGCTCTGGTTCGAGAAGGAGCTCGCCTGGATCTCCGGGTCCTGA